The genomic region ATCCAGTTCCAAACAAGCAGACATTTTACCTACACCCATATCCGTACCCACAGCTAGCACGCGCCGACAAGCTAGCGTTTGTGCTTGTCCGCTGGCGATGGGTAAGTTAGGCGGTTCTTGTCTGACATCCCAAATCCACTGTCTCGATCGCAAATTATCGCGCAACTCGGGAATTGTCGCTAAGGGTGTGTGCAATCCGTTAGCAATTGATAAACCTGCAAATACAGCTTGCTTGACTTCCTGCTGCCACTCTGGAGGTAAAATTCCCCCAGAGGGAGCAATGCCAATGGCTAATATGTCTGGATTGTAAGCTAATGCCTCTTCAACAGAACCGACAATCGGGATGTCGCGCTCGATCCCAGAGACTATAGGTAAAGACTCTCCGGCACATTGGCGATCGATAACGGCGACAATTTGGGCATGACTGTAGCGTAACAAGGCAAGTCCAGTTTTACCTTGACTGCCCTTAATGCCGTCGTGTAAGAGAATGGCTACCCTACTTTCAGCCTGCAACCGCACTGCGTTCTACCCCCAATCCTGGTTTGCAATTTGGCAACAACCGCCCCGATCGGATTATTGCACCTACAAAGGGTTCTGCGGTTAAATTCAAATGACTATCTAAATCGAGATAGTCGGCTAGGGGTGCGAGGTGAGCGGCGGCTGTATTCGAGAGGGAACTGTCAGAATAGCAACCTAACATTACCTGTAATCCTAATGCTTTTGCCACTTGTACCATCCGCATTGCTTCTGACAAACCACCAGCTTTCATCAGTTTGATATTAATTCCGCGCACGCAGTTGGATAACTGAGGAATATCGCGACTTGTCATACAGCTTTCATCGACAAAAATCGGTAGAGGCGATCGCTGTTTTAATTGGGGTAAGTGTTTCTCTTCTCCCCGCGCTAGCGGTTGTTCTACATATTTAACATCATAGTCGGCTAGCCACCGACACATGGCGATCGCGTCATCTAAATTCCAGCCGCCGTTGGCATCGACAAATAACTCTAAAGTCGGAACTTCATCGCGGATTGCTGCTAACATTTCCCGATCCGCCTCAATTCCGGCTGGATTGCCCAACTTAACTTTAAAAACTTTGACTTCGACAAATTGCAACCAGTCTCTTACCCTGGCTACGGCTGCTTCTGGGGTATTAATTCCAATTGTGACCGAAGTTGGCACGATGCGATCGCAGTCTAACCCCCACAACTGCCACAGGGGTAATCCCGCCTTTTTCCCAATCCAATCGTGCAGCGCCATATCGATTGCAGCTTGGGCAGAGGAAGGCATTGTTTGTAATCTCGGACCAATTCGCTGCCGTTCCCAAGGATTCATACTTTGTAACTGCGGTGCAATTGTTTGGATTGCCTCCAACAGCATTTCGGTAGATTGCGGACGATCTCCGAGAGAAAATGGCGATGCTTCCCCCCAGCCTTCAATTCCATCCTGTACGACTTTCACCCACACATTTGTCGTTTGGGCTGTCGTTCCGCGACTAATTGTCAGGGGAAAACGCTTGCGGACGGTGAAAAGTTCGGCGCTGACGTGCATATGGGCGATCGCGTACTGAAATTAGCTCGCACTCATGCAGTGTAGCGTTAAATTAGGGAGCAGGGAGCAGGGGCGATTAGAAATCGCCCCCTTTTTAACTTAGTTGGAAGATCGACAAGCTAAACTTTTACCTTCGGTGTTGGTGGTAATACGACTTTTTTAGCCAATCCTAAAGCTTGTAAAGCCTGAATTGCCCACCATGTCATATCGATTTCCCACCACCGCCGTCCGGCTGGTGCTACATTAGGCTGAGCGTGGTGGTTGTTGTGCCAACCTTCGCCATAAGTCAAAAGTGCTGCCCACCAAAGATTGCGAGAATTGTCCTCTACCTCAAAATGACGATAACCATATAAATGAGTCGCCGAGTTGATCAGCCAAGTGCTGTGCCAGAGTAATACGGCGCGGAGAAAGACACCATAGATGACAAAAGACCAGCCGCCGAGAAGGTATAGCAACACTGCTAGCGGAATTTGCAGCAGTAAGAAGTAGCGATCTAGCCAACGATAATATGGGTCGCGATCGAGATCGGGGGCAAACTTTCGGTAATTATCGTAGATATAGAACTCCGATCGCGGGTACAGAATCCATAGCATGTGACTCCACCAAAAACCCCGCTTAGAAGAGTAAGGATCTTTGTCCACGTCCTCTGTATGAGCGTGATGTTGTCGATGTCCCGCTACCCAAAAGACGGGTCCCCCTTGCATGGCAAGCGCCCCGATGAAGGCGATCGCATATTCCAGCCACTTCGGTGTTATTTGCAAACTGCGGTGACTTAAGAGCCTGTGATAGCCTAAACAAATCCCAATGCTGCCAAATAGCCAGTGAAGAAATATCGTCACTCCCAAAGCCGACCAAGAAAAACACCAGGGAGCGAGCATTGCTACAACATGAAACGTACCGAAAAACGCCACATTGATCCAGCTGAGAGCAAGCGGCTGTTTGCTCTCCGCGACTGAGCCTATAGTCATAATCTCTACTTTCAGTACTCAGCACTTAACAAATCCTTTGTCAAGAAATGCAAGTGCTACTTACACCCTCAGCTTAACAACGCAAAAATAGAATTGCAAGTACTGCTTGCACGATTTAATAAATTTCTATCTTATGGCTACTCAACTAACTTCCACTCGACAGCGATTGATTGACGCGGCTTTGCAGTTGTTCTCGACTCAGGGAATCACCGAGACGACAACGCGGCAGATTGCCGAACTAGCGCAGGTGAACGAAGTCACCCTATTTCGGCATTTTGGCAACAAGCAAGGGTTATTGCTAGCAGCAATCTCAGAATCAGCAGTATTTAAAGATTTTGGCGAATCTCTGCGCGAGAAAGCGAGTCAAACAAGTAGCTTGCATCAGGCACTCAAAGACTATGCTAGCGATCGCTTGCAGGCTTTAGAGCAAGTGCCAGAGTTGGTATTATCTGTAGTGGGTGAATCCAGGCGCTATTCCAGCGAACACCAGCAAGTGATTGGTGAATATTTAACTCAAGCAAATCAATATGTGGCTGAGTATATTGCGACTGTCATCGAGCGGGAACAATTACAAACTAATTTACCAGTTTCCCAGCTAGCTAGCTTGCTCAATAGTTTGCTATTAGGATATGCTGCGATTCAATTCACGACAGGATTTCAAGCGCTTTGGCAGAGTAGAGATGAGTTTTTAGAAAGTTTAGTTGAATTATTCTTAAACCAAGTTGAGTCTGCAAATAGTGGAGAAAAAATTATAGATTTACCAGCAAATTTAGTGCATACAATTCTCCAAAAAGCTAAGAAGATCGATTTACGAGATTATGCATTAATGTATGTCTTATTTGCCACGGGTTTATCAGCGTCAGAAATTGCCAGCTTAGAAAGAGTACATCAAATCGTCGATCGCGATCGCTATTTATTGCAAATTACTCAAGGTTCGGTGCGACAAGTTCCCGTCAATCAATGGATTTTGGGTAAGCGATACGGTTCTTACACTCGCAACCCCTTGACGCAGTGGCTTAAAAGTCGTAAAGACGATCGAGCAGCATTATTTTTAAATGATGCTGGTTTACCAATGTCAGAAATAGAAATTCAGCAGCGCTGGCAAATAATTACTAAAGGACTACTCACGCCAGAAGGACAAGCACCAGCTATCGTCCAAACTCAACAAACATGGTGTGTAGAAATGTTAATGAAAGGCATGACTTTAGAAAATTTGAGTATGCTCACAGGATGGGGTTTAAAACAACTCAAACCTTACGTTCAAAGAGTCAAAGAAAAAATAGCTATAGAACAAGCCATTCAACGCGATCGCGATTCTCAATAGCCCCATATTTACTCGCACAAATTATACTTTTAGCGTTTTTCTTTGCGCCTCTGCGTCTAACGCTACGCTAACGCCTACGGCTGATGCGCGACACAAAACTAATTAATCGATTATTGCGTGTGTGACATTTGTGGTAGGGGCGCACATCTGTGCGCCCCTACAGATCGTCTCTTCCCTACGAATTCACAAAAACCACGCGATCGTTCTGAATCTCTACCCCATATTCCTCCAACCGCCTATACCACCCATCCCGCGTCCCAATTTCGCGAGAATTCCTCAACAACCCCAACTCTTCCTCTTGTCGAGTCAGATTAGCGAATTGTTCGTACAAAGGATAACGTTCGCTGACAAACGTTTCCTTACGGTGCAGAATTGGCGGATTAGCAGCGCGATCGTAATCGCGATAAAATACCTTCAAATCCGGCAAATGAATTTGCATACTTGTATGTAAAGTTGGATGAGGATTTGGATCGAAATCTGGATAAAACAAATAAGAAATCTTGGGCTTATCCGTGCAAAACTTCACCAGCGTTGCATCTTCCAAGCGTCCAATAGTACGACTAGCACAGCCTTCATAAATCCGCAGCAGCGGATCTAATTCTTCAATTGCAGAGACGTGAACGTATAAAGCTGTTGGTAAACGCTTTCCTATCTTGCTTTGCTGGCAGATTTTAGCAATAACTCCTGGCTTACCCAAACTGAAAAGCTTATTATCTGCTACCTCACAGGCTTCTTGATAACTGCCAAAAAAAGCTTTGATATCGTGACGCAGTGCGGGTGATAACTTATTAAAACTGGGACGCTGACTGAATTGAGTTAACGCAAGGTATACCAGAATATCTAAAGAACGACGATAAGCGATCGCATCCCATTCTGCCTCATCTGTGGCTTGTAAGATAACATTATAGGCGCGGCGGAAATTACCAAACTCTGTTAATAATTGCGATTCCTCTGCTAACTCGCCTTTTACAGGTAATCGTCCCCTTTCGGTGAAAAAAGCCATCAAAGGCGCAAGTTGTTCTTGGTAGTCCTCAAATCGCTTGCTAGGAATGCGTACTCTTGGCGTAGTCGCGCGAGAACGAAAGCGTAAAGCCTTGAAACTTTCCCGTTCTTGTTCGTCGCGAAAGACAAAGTAAATACCCAGCGCGACTGGGACTGCATCGACGTTGAGGACTTCATCAATATATTTTTTCAGTTCTTCTTGGTCGTAATATTTCTGAAATGTGTTGCGACTGGTAACAATGCCATCGCCATACGCCATCTGGTTGCTGCTGCGGTCGTTAATCAGGACTTGCGCCGAGACGAGTAAAACTTTGCGGGTGAGTTCCCAGGCATGAATTAAGGCTTGGCGGCGTTCCTCCAAATCTTCAATCACGTTGAGGACGTAGCCTAGATTTACGACATCTGCGGCGATGTGGGGAGTATCAGGACGATAATAAGGGTCCCAACCGCTGCTGGTATATCCCAAGTTAGCAACGCGATCGATATCTCCCCCATGAC from Scytonema millei VB511283 harbors:
- a CDS encoding TetR family transcriptional regulator; protein product: MATQLTSTRQRLIDAALQLFSTQGITETTTRQIAELAQVNEVTLFRHFGNKQGLLLAAISESAVFKDFGESLREKASQTSSLHQALKDYASDRLQALEQVPELVLSVVGESRRYSSEHQQVIGEYLTQANQYVAEYIATVIEREQLQTNLPVSQLASLLNSLLLGYAAIQFTTGFQALWQSRDEFLESLVELFLNQVESANSGEKIIDLPANLVHTILQKAKKIDLRDYALMYVLFATGLSASEIASLERVHQIVDRDRYLLQITQGSVRQVPVNQWILGKRYGSYTRNPLTQWLKSRKDDRAALFLNDAGLPMSEIEIQQRWQIITKGLLTPEGQAPAIVQTQQTWCVEMLMKGMTLENLSMLTGWGLKQLKPYVQRVKEKIAIEQAIQRDRDSQ
- a CDS encoding acyl-CoA desaturase: MTIGSVAESKQPLALSWINVAFFGTFHVVAMLAPWCFSWSALGVTIFLHWLFGSIGICLGYHRLLSHRSLQITPKWLEYAIAFIGALAMQGGPVFWVAGHRQHHAHTEDVDKDPYSSKRGFWWSHMLWILYPRSEFYIYDNYRKFAPDLDRDPYYRWLDRYFLLLQIPLAVLLYLLGGWSFVIYGVFLRAVLLWHSTWLINSATHLYGYRHFEVEDNSRNLWWAALLTYGEGWHNNHHAQPNVAPAGRRWWEIDMTWWAIQALQALGLAKKVVLPPTPKVKV
- a CDS encoding DNA phosphorothioation-associated putative methyltransferase, whose amino-acid sequence is MVESNYLATVPEIERHRAAIYRVEISRPVRSAIESAILNNDTTFFDYGCGHGGDIDRVANLGYTSSGWDPYYRPDTPHIAADVVNLGYVLNVIEDLEERRQALIHAWELTRKVLLVSAQVLINDRSSNQMAYGDGIVTSRNTFQKYYDQEELKKYIDEVLNVDAVPVALGIYFVFRDEQERESFKALRFRSRATTPRVRIPSKRFEDYQEQLAPLMAFFTERGRLPVKGELAEESQLLTEFGNFRRAYNVILQATDEAEWDAIAYRRSLDILVYLALTQFSQRPSFNKLSPALRHDIKAFFGSYQEACEVADNKLFSLGKPGVIAKICQQSKIGKRLPTALYVHVSAIEELDPLLRIYEGCASRTIGRLEDATLVKFCTDKPKISYLFYPDFDPNPHPTLHTSMQIHLPDLKVFYRDYDRAANPPILHRKETFVSERYPLYEQFANLTRQEEELGLLRNSREIGTRDGWYRRLEEYGVEIQNDRVVFVNS
- a CDS encoding dipeptide epimerase, with translation MHVSAELFTVRKRFPLTISRGTTAQTTNVWVKVVQDGIEGWGEASPFSLGDRPQSTEMLLEAIQTIAPQLQSMNPWERQRIGPRLQTMPSSAQAAIDMALHDWIGKKAGLPLWQLWGLDCDRIVPTSVTIGINTPEAAVARVRDWLQFVEVKVFKVKLGNPAGIEADREMLAAIRDEVPTLELFVDANGGWNLDDAIAMCRWLADYDVKYVEQPLARGEEKHLPQLKQRSPLPIFVDESCMTSRDIPQLSNCVRGINIKLMKAGGLSEAMRMVQVAKALGLQVMLGCYSDSSLSNTAAAHLAPLADYLDLDSHLNLTAEPFVGAIIRSGRLLPNCKPGLGVERSAVAG